One Qiania dongpingensis genomic window carries:
- a CDS encoding AraC family transcriptional regulator — MDWISGVQRAIDYVEDHIGEPIDYEEVAKCAYSSSFHFQRVFSILCGFTLGEYIRCRRLSLAGNEVLGTDDKVIDIALRYGYDSPESFSRAFSRFHGMSPSQAKNNKAVLKSFSRLSVKLILNGGNMMDYRIETQKAFKLVMKRKKVSGKQELTAAEISEFWQQCGMDGTIQALCKYIPEDNIFKDCIVGACFGKDAADKEFPYAIGAMYNGKPVEEDDLLVEEIPAHTYVVFPCIGKMPEAFQNLYQRIYSEFFPASEYQPCGGTDFEAYPSADVTSPDYRCEIWIAVEKR, encoded by the coding sequence ATGGACTGGATTTCGGGAGTGCAGCGGGCAATCGACTATGTGGAGGACCACATCGGGGAGCCTATTGATTATGAAGAGGTGGCAAAATGCGCGTATTCTTCAAGCTTTCATTTTCAGCGTGTATTCAGTATCTTATGTGGTTTTACATTGGGAGAATATATTCGCTGCAGGCGGCTGTCCCTTGCGGGAAATGAGGTGTTGGGTACCGATGATAAGGTGATTGATATAGCGCTGCGGTATGGCTATGATTCACCGGAAAGCTTCAGCAGGGCGTTTTCCCGTTTTCATGGAATGTCACCCTCACAGGCGAAAAATAACAAGGCAGTATTGAAATCCTTTTCCCGCCTATCCGTAAAACTTATTTTGAACGGAGGAAATATGATGGATTACAGAATTGAAACCCAGAAAGCGTTTAAGCTGGTCATGAAACGAAAGAAGGTTTCCGGGAAACAGGAGCTGACGGCGGCGGAGATTTCAGAATTCTGGCAGCAGTGCGGTATGGACGGCACCATCCAGGCGCTGTGCAAGTACATTCCGGAGGACAACATTTTTAAAGACTGCATTGTAGGGGCCTGTTTTGGAAAGGATGCTGCGGACAAAGAGTTTCCCTATGCGATTGGGGCCATGTATAATGGGAAGCCGGTGGAAGAAGACGATCTTTTAGTAGAAGAGATTCCGGCGCATACCTACGTGGTATTTCCCTGTATCGGAAAGATGCCGGAAGCATTTCAAAATTTGTATCAGCGGATTTACAGCGAATTCTTCCCGGCGAGTGAATATCAGCCCTGTGGAGGAACCGATTTTGAGGCATATCCGTCGGCAGATGTGACATCTCCAGACTATCGCTGCGAGATTTGGATAGCGGTTGAAAAGAGATAG
- a CDS encoding RNA polymerase sigma factor: MLQKYGDSILRLAYSYLCNMSDAEDILQDTLIQFLKKAPVLNSPSHEKAWLLRVAANLSKNKIEYNRIRRTDELAERLAAEEREDLSFVWEAVKELPLKYREVIHLYHYEGYSTAKIAEILNRKESTVRSDLRRGRLKLKDILREAYDFGEIL; the protein is encoded by the coding sequence ATGCTTCAGAAATATGGTGACTCTATTTTGCGGCTTGCATATTCGTATTTGTGTAATATGAGCGACGCAGAAGATATTCTGCAGGATACTTTAATTCAGTTTCTTAAAAAGGCTCCTGTTTTAAACTCTCCATCCCATGAAAAGGCATGGCTTTTGCGGGTGGCGGCTAATCTGAGCAAAAATAAGATAGAATATAACCGGATCCGCAGAACGGATGAATTGGCGGAAAGATTAGCCGCTGAGGAACGAGAGGACTTGTCGTTTGTTTGGGAAGCGGTTAAAGAACTCCCATTAAAATACCGGGAGGTGATACATTTATATCATTATGAGGGATATTCAACGGCAAAAATTGCTGAGATTTTAAACAGGAAGGAATCGACAGTGCGCTCTGATCTGAGAAGAGGCCGGCTTAAATTGAAAGACATTTTAAGGGAGGCGTATGACTTTGGGGAAATATTGTGA
- a CDS encoding NAD(P)-dependent oxidoreductase, protein MKIAVVCANGKEGSLIVKEAMDRGLDVTAVVRGENRSAAEKVIQKDLFQLTASDLEGFDVVIDAFGAWTPEELPKHSTSLKHLCDTVSGKDTRLLVVGGAGSLYVNTEHTAQVMDGPDFPDIFKPLASNMGKALEELRARKDVKWTYLSPAGDFRADGARTGNYILGGEELTLNSKGESVISYADYAIAMVDEAVNGGHIQQRISVVAE, encoded by the coding sequence ATGAAGATTGCAGTCGTATGTGCAAATGGAAAAGAAGGAAGCCTGATCGTGAAAGAAGCGATGGACAGGGGGCTTGACGTCACGGCAGTGGTGCGTGGAGAAAACAGATCGGCCGCAGAGAAGGTCATTCAGAAGGATTTGTTTCAGCTGACTGCCTCGGATCTGGAAGGCTTTGATGTGGTCATTGACGCTTTTGGGGCATGGACACCGGAGGAGCTGCCGAAGCACAGCACATCTTTGAAGCATCTGTGTGATACTGTCAGCGGAAAAGATACAAGGCTTCTGGTGGTCGGAGGGGCGGGGAGCCTCTATGTGAATACAGAGCATACGGCACAGGTAATGGATGGCCCCGACTTTCCGGATATCTTTAAGCCGCTTGCGTCCAATATGGGGAAAGCGCTGGAGGAGCTGCGCGCCAGGAAGGATGTAAAATGGACTTATTTAAGCCCGGCCGGAGACTTTCGCGCCGACGGAGCAAGAACAGGGAACTATATTCTCGGCGGCGAGGAGCTGACGCTGAACTCCAAAGGGGAGAGTGTTATCAGCTATGCGGATTATGCGATTGCCATGGTCGACGAGGCAGTGAATGGAGGCCATATTCAGCAGAGGATATCTGTTGTCGCGGAATAA
- a CDS encoding CatB-related O-acetyltransferase, translating to MSDTEKQIYPRTGDKETVYLNSVVKDPSIVIGEYTMYHDFVNDPAQFEKNSVLYHYPINHDRLVIGKFCSIACGAKFLFNSANHKMSSLSTYPFPLFYEEWGLDRADVAGSWDNKGDILIGNDVWIGYEAVILAGVTIGDGAVIGTRAVVTKDVPPYTVVGGIPAKTIKKRFSEETISALLELKWWDWPKERIAESIGAIQTGSIEQLRKSSHF from the coding sequence ATGTCCGATACAGAAAAACAGATCTATCCCCGCACGGGAGATAAAGAAACGGTGTACTTGAACAGTGTGGTCAAAGACCCAAGTATAGTGATCGGGGAATACACGATGTACCATGATTTTGTCAACGACCCGGCTCAGTTTGAGAAAAACAGCGTCTTATACCATTATCCGATCAACCACGACAGGCTGGTAATCGGAAAATTCTGTTCCATAGCCTGCGGAGCGAAATTTCTCTTTAACAGCGCCAACCATAAAATGTCCTCTTTGTCTACCTATCCGTTTCCTCTGTTTTATGAAGAGTGGGGATTGGACCGCGCGGATGTCGCCGGCTCCTGGGATAACAAAGGGGATATCCTCATTGGAAACGACGTATGGATTGGTTACGAGGCCGTGATTCTGGCCGGTGTCACGATTGGCGACGGTGCGGTCATAGGAACACGGGCGGTGGTCACGAAGGACGTACCGCCGTATACGGTGGTCGGGGGAATACCTGCCAAAACCATTAAGAAGCGCTTTTCAGAAGAAACCATTTCCGCGCTGCTGGAATTAAAGTGGTGGGACTGGCCGAAGGAAAGAATCGCGGAGAGCATCGGCGCGATTCAGACAGGCTCCATAGAACAGCTGAGGAAATCGTCACATTTTTGA
- a CDS encoding winged helix-turn-helix transcriptional regulator: MNRELPACPVETTLMLISDRWKVLIIRDLMDGKKRFGELKKSIGSISQKVLTANLRSMEESGLVNRKVYPEVPPRVEYSLTETGYSLKPVLDAMVDWGNDYKKKVSKM; this comes from the coding sequence ATGAACAGAGAACTGCCCGCCTGCCCGGTGGAGACCACCCTGATGCTCATCAGCGACCGCTGGAAGGTATTGATCATCCGGGATCTGATGGATGGAAAGAAACGGTTCGGAGAATTGAAAAAATCCATTGGGAGCATATCGCAGAAAGTTTTGACCGCCAATCTCCGCTCCATGGAAGAAAGTGGTCTTGTGAACCGAAAGGTATATCCGGAGGTTCCTCCAAGAGTAGAGTACTCTCTTACGGAAACCGGATACAGCCTCAAGCCGGTGCTGGACGCCATGGTGGATTGGGGGAACGATTATAAAAAGAAAGTATCAAAAATGTGA
- a CDS encoding 4Fe-4S binding protein, which produces MGAEEYLQILREDIHSVIFATADKDGHPVTCAVDIMLSDEDSVYFLTARGKSFYERLCADPFISLTGLRGKDTMSSQSITIRGKVRETGGALLPKIFKKNPYMVEIYPTETSRSALTVFQIYEGSGEYFDLSCRPIYRESFSFGGARAAANEMDVTEECTGCGLCLPVCPQKCIDISARPVKIQQEHCLHCGKCAEICPQQAIARRKSCHSRNDCSI; this is translated from the coding sequence ATGGGTGCGGAAGAATATCTGCAGATCTTAAGGGAGGACATTCATTCGGTGATATTTGCGACGGCAGATAAGGACGGACATCCCGTGACCTGCGCTGTAGATATCATGCTGTCGGACGAAGACAGCGTGTATTTTCTGACGGCAAGGGGAAAGTCCTTTTATGAGCGGCTGTGTGCGGATCCGTTTATATCCCTGACGGGACTGAGAGGAAAAGATACCATGTCCAGCCAGTCCATCACCATCCGGGGGAAGGTTCGGGAAACAGGCGGCGCGCTTTTGCCGAAGATTTTTAAGAAGAATCCTTATATGGTGGAGATCTATCCCACTGAGACCAGCCGGTCGGCCCTGACCGTTTTTCAGATCTATGAAGGCAGCGGGGAGTACTTCGATCTGAGCTGCCGTCCCATTTACCGGGAGAGCTTTTCCTTTGGAGGCGCCAGGGCGGCCGCAAATGAAATGGATGTAACGGAGGAATGTACTGGCTGTGGTCTTTGTTTACCCGTATGTCCTCAGAAGTGCATCGATATTTCTGCCCGCCCGGTGAAGATTCAGCAGGAACACTGCCTGCACTGCGGGAAATGTGCGGAAATCTGTCCGCAGCAGGCGATCGCGAGGAGGAAATCATGTCACAGCAGGAACGATTGCTCTATCTGA
- a CDS encoding NUDIX hydrolase produces MDKKRSCMTTLCYVEKDESYLMMHRISKKNDVNEGKWIGIGGHFEEGESPEDCLLREAKEETGLSLTRYRFRGLVTFTQAGYGTEYMCLYTADGFEGELKECDEGKLEWVKKSELNRLELWTGDKIFLKLLAAGAPFFSLKLEYEGDTLKLAVLDGTPV; encoded by the coding sequence ATGGATAAAAAACGTTCCTGCATGACTACGTTGTGCTATGTGGAAAAAGATGAGAGCTATTTGATGATGCACCGCATCAGTAAGAAAAATGATGTGAACGAGGGAAAATGGATTGGCATCGGGGGCCATTTTGAGGAAGGCGAGAGTCCGGAAGACTGCCTTTTGAGAGAGGCGAAGGAGGAGACCGGTCTGTCTTTAACCAGATATCGTTTCCGCGGGCTGGTGACCTTCACCCAGGCAGGATACGGCACGGAATACATGTGCTTGTATACGGCTGACGGGTTTGAAGGAGAACTGAAGGAGTGCGATGAGGGAAAACTTGAGTGGGTGAAGAAATCAGAGCTGAACCGGCTGGAGCTCTGGACCGGAGATAAGATTTTTCTGAAGCTTCTGGCTGCCGGCGCGCCTTTCTTCTCCCTGAAACTGGAATACGAGGGAGACACCCTGAAGCTTGCGGTTCTGGACGGCACACCTGTTTGA
- a CDS encoding CD3324 family protein, which translates to MRYKNANAVLPEGLVRELQEYIQGGYLYVPVERSRQKRWGEVSGYREELQQRNDKIKEEYRGGSAIEVLADRYGLSVYAIRKILYQR; encoded by the coding sequence ATGAGATATAAGAATGCGAACGCTGTGCTACCGGAGGGACTGGTCAGAGAACTGCAGGAATACATACAGGGAGGATATCTTTATGTGCCTGTGGAGCGGAGCAGACAAAAACGCTGGGGAGAAGTCTCCGGCTACCGGGAAGAATTGCAGCAGAGAAATGACAAAATAAAGGAAGAATACCGCGGCGGGTCTGCAATCGAGGTTCTGGCTGACCGGTACGGGTTGTCGGTTTATGCCATACGTAAGATTCTCTATCAAAGATAG